One segment of Pantoea sp. Lij88 DNA contains the following:
- the glyQ gene encoding glycine--tRNA ligase subunit alpha: MQKFDTKTFQGLILTLQDYWARQGCTIVQPLDMEVGAGTSHPMTCLRALGPEPIAAAYVQPSRRPTDGRYGENPNRLQHYYQFQVIIKPSPDNIQELYLGSLKELGMDPTVHDIRFVEDNWENPTLGAWGLGWEVWLNGMEVTQFTYFQQVGGLECKPVTGEITYGLERLAMYIQGVDSVYDLVWSDGPLGKTTYGDVFHQNEVEQSTYNFEYADVDFLFTCFEQYEKEAQHLLALEKPLPLPAYERILKAAHSFNLLDARKAISVTERQRYILRIRTLTKAVAEAYYASREAMGFPMCARKAPEKAPKLENK, from the coding sequence ATGCAAAAGTTTGATACCAAAACCTTTCAGGGGCTGATCCTGACCTTGCAGGATTACTGGGCGCGTCAGGGCTGCACCATTGTCCAACCGCTGGACATGGAAGTGGGCGCTGGCACTTCACACCCGATGACCTGTCTGCGCGCACTCGGCCCGGAGCCGATCGCCGCCGCCTACGTGCAGCCATCACGCCGTCCTACCGATGGCCGCTACGGTGAAAACCCGAACCGTCTGCAACACTATTACCAGTTCCAGGTGATCATCAAACCGTCACCGGACAACATTCAGGAGCTCTATCTCGGCTCGCTGAAAGAGCTGGGTATGGATCCGACGGTGCATGACATTCGCTTCGTGGAAGATAACTGGGAAAACCCGACGCTGGGTGCCTGGGGACTCGGCTGGGAAGTGTGGCTCAACGGCATGGAAGTGACGCAGTTCACCTACTTCCAGCAGGTTGGCGGCCTGGAGTGTAAGCCGGTGACCGGTGAGATCACCTACGGTCTGGAGCGTCTGGCGATGTATATCCAGGGCGTAGACAGCGTTTACGATCTGGTCTGGAGCGACGGCCCGCTGGGCAAAACCACCTATGGCGACGTGTTCCATCAGAACGAAGTGGAGCAATCCACCTATAACTTCGAATACGCCGACGTCGATTTCCTCTTTACCTGCTTCGAGCAGTACGAGAAAGAGGCGCAGCATCTGCTGGCGCTGGAAAAACCGCTGCCACTGCCCGCCTACGAACGTATTCTGAAAGCGGCACACAGCTTTAACCTGCTGGATGCCCGCAAAGCGATCTCGGTAACAGAGCGTCAGCGCTATATTCTGCGCATTCGTACGCTGACCAAAGCCGTGGCTGAAGCTTACTACGCCTCTCGCGAGGCGATGGGCTTCCCGATGTGTGCTCGTAAAGCGCCAGAAAAAGCGCCAAAACTAGAAAATAAGTAA
- a CDS encoding acyltransferase: MPQQKIYWIDNLRAIACLMVIVIHTTTWYITGPMAVTGTTWDVANLLNSASRVCVPLFFMISGYLFFGERSAQPRHMLRLVLCLLFYSAVSLAYITWLTPISEGRSILKMLQKPVFYHLWFFFALIGIYLMSPLIQVKTVQARYVALLVLVLAVLANPNTVSQSLGPFHFLPVNLYVSGDSIYYLLYALLGRAIGTMETNRRGLTPLAAGLFIACVIGITLGTKKALIVNGAFNDTWYLYCGPLVFIAAISLLVVFKNSLNTRTLPGLTVIARYSLPIYGFHALFIHYLRTHHYDDMSRPWLDLPWVFGLTLGGSLLLGMALKRVDTRHFVS; encoded by the coding sequence ATGCCGCAGCAGAAGATTTACTGGATCGACAATTTACGCGCGATTGCCTGCCTGATGGTGATCGTGATTCACACCACCACCTGGTATATCACCGGACCGATGGCGGTGACCGGCACCACATGGGATGTGGCGAACCTGCTGAACTCGGCATCACGCGTCTGCGTTCCGCTGTTCTTTATGATCTCCGGCTATCTGTTTTTCGGCGAACGCAGCGCCCAGCCGCGCCATATGCTCCGGCTGGTGCTCTGTCTGCTGTTCTACAGCGCGGTCTCGCTGGCCTATATCACCTGGCTGACGCCGATCAGCGAAGGACGTTCGATCCTGAAGATGCTGCAGAAGCCGGTGTTCTATCACCTGTGGTTCTTCTTTGCGCTGATTGGCATCTATCTGATGTCGCCGCTGATACAGGTGAAAACCGTGCAGGCGCGCTACGTGGCGCTGCTGGTGCTGGTGCTGGCGGTGCTCGCCAATCCGAATACGGTCAGCCAGTCGCTGGGGCCGTTTCATTTTCTGCCGGTAAATCTCTATGTCAGCGGTGACAGTATTTACTACCTGCTCTATGCGCTGCTGGGACGGGCGATCGGCACTATGGAGACAAACCGGCGCGGCCTGACGCCGCTGGCAGCCGGACTGTTTATCGCCTGTGTGATTGGCATTACGCTGGGGACCAAAAAGGCGCTGATCGTCAACGGCGCGTTTAACGATACCTGGTATCTCTACTGCGGACCGCTGGTGTTCATTGCGGCGATCAGCCTGCTGGTCGTGTTTAAAAACAGCCTGAATACGCGCACGCTGCCCGGTTTAACGGTGATTGCGCGCTATTCATTGCCGATCTACGGCTTCCACGCGCTGTTCATTCACTATCTGCGCACGCATCACTACGATGATATGTCGCGTCCGTGGCTCGACCTGCCCTGGGTGTTCGGGCTGACGCTGGGCGGCAGCCTGCTGCTGGGCATGGCGCTGAAGCGCGTCGATACCCGTCACTTCGTCAGCTGA
- a CDS encoding helix-turn-helix domain-containing protein, with the protein MTHTVWFLTLPGVMALDLAGPAETLKLAGDRFTLRYIGPQPEVVCSTGMTIGGIEPLPEQLPAGSLLVVPGVYDSQICYATPQAAEARNWLMRQHAALHAQTFMLVCVCSGALLAAQAGMLDDVLCTTHHDVIARLKAAAPRARVQENRVFVGHENIWTSAGITAGIDLALHLITQLCDTPTALAVAREMVVWFRRAGDDPQLSPWLRYRNHMHPAIHRAQDLMIAHPEHGWTLTELAGRTHVSSRHLARLFRQHLGISVREYHEQLRVGVARQRQQQGESAEKAALAAGFSSARQLRRARQREADQLTK; encoded by the coding sequence ATGACACACACCGTCTGGTTTTTAACCCTGCCCGGCGTGATGGCGCTGGATCTGGCTGGCCCGGCCGAGACGCTGAAGCTGGCGGGCGATCGCTTTACACTGCGCTACATCGGCCCGCAGCCGGAGGTGGTCTGCTCCACCGGCATGACGATTGGCGGCATCGAACCCTTACCGGAACAGTTGCCCGCCGGGAGCCTGCTGGTGGTGCCGGGCGTCTATGACTCGCAGATCTGTTATGCCACACCGCAGGCCGCAGAAGCACGCAACTGGCTGATGCGCCAGCACGCCGCGCTGCACGCGCAGACCTTTATGCTGGTCTGCGTCTGCTCGGGTGCGCTGCTGGCGGCGCAGGCGGGCATGCTCGATGACGTGCTCTGCACCACCCATCATGATGTGATTGCCCGCCTGAAAGCCGCGGCTCCGCGCGCACGCGTGCAGGAGAACCGGGTGTTTGTCGGGCATGAGAATATCTGGACCAGCGCGGGCATCACGGCGGGCATCGATCTGGCACTGCATCTGATCACTCAGCTCTGTGATACACCTACAGCGCTGGCGGTGGCGCGGGAAATGGTGGTCTGGTTTCGTCGCGCCGGTGACGATCCACAGCTTTCACCCTGGCTGCGTTACCGCAATCATATGCATCCCGCCATTCATCGGGCGCAGGATCTGATGATTGCTCATCCTGAGCATGGCTGGACGCTGACCGAACTGGCCGGACGCACGCACGTCAGCAGCCGCCATCTGGCGCGACTGTTTCGTCAGCATCTGGGGATCAGCGTGCGGGAATATCATGAGCAGCTGCGGGTTGGCGTGGCGCGCCAGCGTCAGCAGCAGGGTGAATCTGCTGAAAAAGCGGCGCTGGCGGCGGGGTTTTCATCGGCGCGCCAGCTACGACGCGCCCGCCAGCGCGAAGCCGATCAGCTGACGAAGTGA
- the yieH gene encoding 6-phosphogluconate phosphatase, producing the protein MSVECVFFDCDGTLVDSELLCTQAYVNTFARYGLALSLQQMFEKYKGVKLYDIIRDVGDAHQVTLPMEEVETAYRAEVARLFDQQLQPIPGAKALVEQIKVPMCVVSNGTVKKMQHSLGLTGMLPLFEAHLYSGYDILHWKPDPELMYHAAEQMAVPIERCILVDDSEAGARAGIAAGIPVYYYCADPHNPELDHPLVTRFDDMAQLPALWRARGWDLV; encoded by the coding sequence ATGTCAGTTGAATGCGTCTTTTTTGATTGCGATGGCACGCTGGTGGACAGTGAGTTGCTCTGCACCCAGGCCTACGTCAACACCTTTGCCCGTTACGGTCTGGCGCTGTCGCTGCAGCAAATGTTTGAAAAGTATAAGGGCGTCAAACTCTACGACATCATTCGTGACGTGGGTGATGCGCATCAGGTGACGCTGCCGATGGAAGAGGTGGAAACGGCCTACCGCGCGGAAGTGGCAAGACTGTTCGATCAGCAACTGCAGCCCATCCCGGGCGCGAAAGCGCTGGTTGAGCAGATAAAGGTGCCGATGTGCGTGGTCTCAAACGGGACGGTAAAAAAGATGCAGCACTCGCTGGGCTTAACCGGCATGCTGCCGCTGTTTGAGGCGCACCTTTATAGCGGCTATGACATTCTGCACTGGAAGCCCGATCCGGAACTGATGTACCACGCGGCGGAACAGATGGCGGTGCCGATTGAGCGCTGCATTCTGGTGGATGACTCCGAAGCGGGCGCCCGCGCCGGTATCGCCGCCGGGATTCCGGTCTACTACTACTGTGCTGACCCGCACAACCCTGAACTGGATCATCCGCTGGTGACGCGCTTCGACGACATGGCGCAACTGCCTGCGCTCTGGCGCGCCCGCGGCTGGGATCTGGTGTAG